A DNA window from Actinomadura coerulea contains the following coding sequences:
- a CDS encoding PQQ-binding-like beta-propeller repeat protein has translation MPTGENTTAIAGRVAVIANDRAVLGVDPGSGRELWRVPSGEDDEVDVAGDLIVHRWKAATADTVRFSVIDPANGGTLWQDGPVMRARVTRDAVLTTVCGEGVNCEITRKDLRTGKVRWRLGSEDVRLANTAVGVRPPAVPETGRIFASRRGDDRPLPQASGGSGWYSVVVGRTLISTDHDPPSGDGDCTVTVSATEAGTGHREWTRKVYAGREAGGECEKRLAPSSTGLDLIGDGRRIAASTDTGRPQVFDLASGRTVWRGEAPGVPIDGDGRTLLVREHADTGALSLLDFGTGRVLWKAPEPGLPGTSASWETAVTQRRVAVSGAEDDHPFVLVYDASTGRRLGRFPGWLQGLGDDWVAIGHDAKAKTLTYDFIRV, from the coding sequence GTGCCGACCGGCGAGAACACCACGGCGATCGCCGGGCGGGTCGCGGTGATCGCGAACGACCGGGCGGTCCTCGGTGTCGACCCCGGGTCCGGACGGGAGCTGTGGCGGGTGCCCTCCGGTGAGGACGACGAGGTCGACGTGGCAGGCGACCTGATCGTGCATCGGTGGAAGGCCGCAACGGCCGACACGGTCCGGTTCAGTGTCATCGATCCGGCGAACGGCGGGACGCTCTGGCAGGACGGTCCGGTCATGAGGGCGCGGGTCACGCGGGACGCCGTGCTCACCACCGTCTGCGGCGAGGGGGTCAACTGCGAGATCACCCGGAAGGATCTGCGCACCGGGAAGGTCCGCTGGAGGCTCGGGAGCGAGGACGTGCGGTTGGCGAACACGGCGGTCGGGGTCCGTCCGCCGGCCGTCCCGGAGACCGGGCGGATCTTCGCCTCGCGCCGCGGCGACGACCGGCCCCTGCCGCAGGCCTCCGGCGGAAGCGGCTGGTACTCGGTGGTGGTCGGGCGGACGCTGATCAGCACCGACCACGATCCTCCGTCCGGCGACGGGGACTGCACGGTCACCGTCTCCGCGACCGAGGCGGGGACCGGTCACCGCGAATGGACCCGGAAGGTCTACGCGGGACGCGAGGCCGGTGGCGAGTGCGAGAAACGGCTCGCCCCGTCCAGCACCGGTCTCGACCTGATCGGCGACGGCCGACGGATCGCGGCGTCCACCGACACCGGCAGGCCGCAGGTCTTCGATCTCGCCTCGGGACGGACGGTCTGGCGTGGCGAAGCCCCGGGCGTCCCGATCGACGGTGACGGGCGCACGCTCCTGGTCCGCGAGCACGCGGACACCGGCGCCCTTTCGCTGCTGGACTTCGGTACCGGCCGCGTCCTGTGGAAGGCGCCCGAACCCGGGCTGCCGGGGACGTCCGCCAGCTGGGAGACCGCCGTCACGCAGCGGCGCGTCGCCGTCAGCGGAGCCGAGGACGACCATCCCTTCGTCCTGGTCTACGACGCGTCCACGGGCCGTCGCCTCGGCCGCTTCCCGGGCTGGCTGCAAGGGCTCGGCGACGACTGGGTCGCGATCGGCCACGACGCCAAGGCGAAGACGCTCACCTACGACTTCATCCGCGTCTGA
- a CDS encoding RecQ family ATP-dependent DNA helicase, whose product MGMRDVWGRMGRRRRLRRVAREVFGWPDLRPGQGEAMEHLLRGRDVLLVMPTGGGKSAVYQVPAQLLPGPTVVISPLIALQRDQMVALTGRDAGGAVMVNSAQSGGASEDAMDQIRAGEAEYIFLSPEQLAKPSVVERLAAVRPSLIAVDEAHCVSSWGHDFRPDYQRLGRVIERLGHPPVIALTATASPPVRDDIVATLGLAEAQQIVRGFDRPNLSLKVRRFHEETDKRQALIEDAAGRKGLGLVYVATRRDAEAYGEELAAAGLRAASYHAGMKAADRHRVHEAFQGDELDVVVATSAFGMGIDKPDVRYVLHAAPPESPESYYQEIGRAGRDGEPAAAVLYYRSQDLGLRRFFAAGRPDEEKMLQTATLLQAHGGVVPASEMRTTLEIGATKLTNLVNLLEQAGAVETTGRGDLRYVQEGPPPEEAVARATELDENRRRVDDSRIDMMRAYAETTDCRRRFLLEYLGEPHPGSCGTCDVCKTGATPGPDRAGEPAAPPNNADDAPFSLHAEVEHAAWGAGTVMRVEPDRITVLFEEAGYRTLSLEAIERDNDLLTLRPPARRGRTRQRTPRNKAAAGSKQSTTGVP is encoded by the coding sequence ATGGGCATGCGGGACGTCTGGGGCCGGATGGGCAGGCGTCGCCGGCTGCGCCGGGTGGCCAGGGAGGTGTTCGGCTGGCCGGACCTGCGGCCGGGCCAGGGCGAGGCGATGGAGCACCTGCTGCGGGGCCGCGACGTCCTGCTGGTCATGCCGACCGGCGGCGGCAAGTCGGCCGTCTACCAGGTACCCGCCCAACTGCTCCCCGGGCCGACCGTGGTGATCTCACCCCTGATCGCCCTGCAGCGGGACCAGATGGTCGCGCTCACCGGCCGCGACGCCGGCGGCGCCGTGATGGTCAACTCCGCCCAGTCCGGCGGGGCGAGCGAGGACGCCATGGACCAGATCCGGGCGGGCGAAGCGGAGTACATCTTCCTCTCACCCGAGCAACTGGCCAAGCCGTCGGTCGTGGAGCGGCTCGCCGCCGTGCGCCCCTCGCTGATCGCCGTCGACGAGGCGCACTGCGTCTCCTCGTGGGGCCACGATTTCCGGCCGGACTACCAGCGGCTCGGCCGCGTGATCGAGCGCCTCGGGCATCCCCCGGTGATCGCGCTGACCGCGACCGCCTCGCCGCCGGTGCGCGACGACATCGTCGCGACCCTCGGGCTGGCGGAGGCACAGCAGATCGTCCGCGGTTTCGACCGGCCGAACCTGTCCCTGAAGGTGCGGCGGTTCCACGAGGAGACGGACAAGAGACAGGCGCTGATCGAGGACGCCGCCGGACGAAAGGGGCTGGGCCTCGTCTACGTCGCCACCAGGCGCGACGCTGAGGCGTACGGCGAGGAACTGGCCGCGGCGGGCCTGCGCGCGGCGTCCTATCACGCCGGGATGAAGGCGGCGGACCGTCACCGGGTGCACGAGGCGTTCCAGGGCGACGAACTCGATGTCGTCGTGGCCACCTCGGCGTTCGGCATGGGGATCGACAAGCCCGACGTCCGCTACGTCCTGCACGCCGCTCCGCCCGAATCGCCGGAGTCGTACTACCAGGAGATCGGCCGCGCCGGGCGAGACGGGGAACCCGCAGCCGCCGTCCTGTACTACCGCTCACAGGACCTTGGCCTGCGCCGCTTCTTCGCCGCGGGCAGGCCAGACGAGGAGAAGATGCTCCAGACCGCGACGCTCCTCCAAGCGCACGGCGGCGTCGTTCCGGCGAGCGAGATGCGCACCACCCTGGAAATCGGCGCAACGAAGCTCACCAACTTGGTGAACCTGCTGGAACAGGCCGGAGCCGTGGAAACGACCGGCCGGGGAGACCTGCGATACGTCCAGGAGGGTCCGCCGCCCGAGGAGGCCGTGGCACGTGCCACGGAACTCGACGAGAACCGCCGGCGCGTCGACGACTCACGCATCGACATGATGCGCGCCTACGCGGAGACAACAGACTGCCGCCGCCGCTTCCTCTTGGAATACCTGGGCGAACCCCACCCGGGCTCATGCGGGACCTGCGACGTCTGCAAAACCGGAGCAACCCCCGGGCCGGATCGTGCCGGCGAACCAGCCGCACCCCCGAACAATGCCGACGACGCCCCGTTCTCCCTGCACGCCGAGGTGGAGCACGCCGCATGGGGGGCCGGAACGGTCATGCGAGTGGAACCCGACCGGATCACCGTCCTCTTCGAAGAGGCCGGCTACCGCACGCTGTCCCTAGAAGCGATCGAACGCGACAACGACCTCCTGACCCTCCGCCCACCAGCCCGACGCGGACGAACCCGCCAACGCACACCCCGAAACAAGGCCGCCGCAGGCAGCAAGCAATCCACCACCGGTGTGCCGTGA
- a CDS encoding WD40 repeat domain-containing serine/threonine protein kinase, whose amino-acid sequence MRPLAASDPERVGHYRMIGELGRGGMGRVLLGTAPDGRPVAVKLMHARLTCTPGFRERFRAEVAATRSVSGAYTAAVLDADADAPTPWLASVYVPGPSLRDAVRTAGPLPEPAVLRLAAGLTAALAEIHRAGLVHRDLKPSNVLLAADSPKVIDFGVARAAEGDGGDGPTGVLAGTPGYMSPEQAEGRSATAAGDVFSLGAVLVYACTGRGPFDGPGPAQALYNVVHAEPDLSGVPDRLRPAVAACLAKDPARRPDPARLRAMLGAVAPAAQPWPPAVQWMIDERRAWIGWAPVPEPAATLAYPRRPRSGPFTVLGSPRGALAALGVLAVCAAVATALVVVPWSGSAARSGPGSHHSAAPPPSRSLRGHTASVRDLVFTPDGRTLASASDDATVRLWNVADGKQLRAPLDHPDGVNALAMSHGGSTLYTAGDDGSLRLFPVSGKGEPSDLDIDLGPLTSLALSPDDRVLATSNTDQSVRLWDLDDGKVGPLLGTDAGNVQALAFAPDSRMLAIGTTGTEQDPKTGNTRGVAQLWEVYDRKRLSENLSGHDSWIEDVAFSPDGQTLATAGGETVRLWDVARSLQTGTPFQCDGRCHTAEFSPDGRTLAAGGSEGTVRVWDVARHRQLGPTLTGHDGAVLSVRFSPDGRTLATGTQDGTIHLWKVPV is encoded by the coding sequence ATGCGACCGCTCGCCGCGTCCGACCCGGAGCGGGTCGGGCACTACCGGATGATCGGCGAGCTCGGCCGCGGCGGGATGGGCCGGGTGCTGCTGGGGACCGCGCCCGACGGGCGGCCGGTCGCGGTGAAGCTCATGCACGCCCGGCTGACCTGCACCCCCGGTTTCCGGGAGCGGTTCCGCGCCGAGGTGGCGGCCACCCGCAGCGTGTCGGGCGCGTACACGGCCGCGGTGCTCGACGCGGACGCCGACGCGCCGACCCCGTGGCTGGCCTCGGTGTACGTGCCGGGGCCGTCGCTGCGGGACGCGGTCCGGACGGCCGGGCCGCTGCCGGAGCCGGCGGTGCTGCGGCTGGCGGCCGGGCTCACGGCCGCGCTCGCGGAGATCCACCGGGCCGGGCTGGTGCACCGCGACCTCAAGCCGTCCAACGTGCTGCTGGCCGCCGACAGCCCCAAGGTGATCGACTTCGGGGTCGCGCGGGCGGCCGAGGGCGACGGCGGCGACGGGCCGACCGGCGTCCTGGCCGGAACGCCCGGGTACATGTCGCCGGAACAGGCCGAGGGACGGTCGGCGACCGCGGCCGGCGACGTCTTCTCGCTGGGGGCGGTGCTGGTGTACGCCTGCACCGGCCGGGGTCCCTTCGACGGGCCCGGCCCGGCGCAGGCGCTGTACAACGTCGTGCACGCCGAGCCCGACCTGTCCGGCGTGCCGGACAGGCTCCGTCCGGCCGTCGCGGCCTGCCTGGCCAAGGACCCGGCCCGGCGGCCGGACCCCGCCCGGCTGAGGGCGATGCTCGGCGCGGTCGCCCCGGCCGCGCAGCCGTGGCCGCCCGCGGTGCAGTGGATGATCGACGAGCGGCGGGCCTGGATCGGGTGGGCGCCCGTCCCGGAGCCCGCGGCGACCCTGGCCTACCCGCGCCGCCCCCGCTCCGGCCCGTTCACCGTCCTCGGCTCCCCGCGCGGCGCGCTGGCGGCGCTCGGCGTGCTGGCGGTGTGCGCGGCGGTGGCCACGGCCCTGGTGGTGGTGCCGTGGTCGGGATCGGCTGCCCGGAGCGGCCCCGGGTCGCACCACTCCGCGGCACCGCCGCCGAGCCGATCGCTACGCGGGCACACCGCGTCCGTGCGCGACCTGGTGTTCACTCCGGACGGCCGGACACTGGCCAGCGCCAGCGACGACGCCACGGTACGGCTCTGGAACGTCGCGGACGGGAAGCAGCTCCGCGCGCCCCTCGACCACCCCGACGGCGTCAACGCGCTGGCGATGAGCCACGGCGGCAGCACCCTGTACACCGCGGGCGACGACGGCAGCCTCCGCCTCTTCCCGGTGTCGGGCAAGGGCGAGCCGAGCGACCTCGACATCGATCTCGGGCCCCTGACGTCCCTGGCCCTGAGCCCGGACGACCGCGTCCTGGCCACCAGCAACACGGACCAGTCCGTGCGGCTGTGGGACCTGGACGACGGAAAGGTGGGCCCGCTCCTGGGGACCGACGCAGGCAACGTTCAGGCCCTGGCGTTCGCCCCGGACAGCCGGATGCTGGCCATCGGCACGACCGGCACCGAGCAGGACCCCAAGACCGGGAACACCCGCGGGGTGGCGCAGCTGTGGGAGGTGTACGACCGCAAGCGGCTCAGCGAGAACCTGTCCGGCCACGACTCCTGGATAGAGGACGTGGCGTTCAGCCCCGACGGGCAGACGCTGGCGACGGCGGGCGGTGAGACCGTCCGCCTGTGGGACGTGGCCCGGAGCTTGCAGACGGGCACTCCGTTCCAGTGCGACGGCCGCTGCCACACGGCGGAGTTCAGCCCGGACGGCCGCACCCTCGCGGCCGGAGGCTCGGAAGGGACCGTCCGCGTGTGGGACGTGGCCCGCCACCGGCAACTCGGCCCCACGCTCACCGGACACGACGGCGCCGTCCTCAGCGTGCGCTTCAGCCCGGACGGCCGCACCCTAGCCACCGGCACCCAAGACGGCACCATCCACCTATGGAAAGTGCCCGTGTAA
- a CDS encoding TetR/AcrR family transcriptional regulator — MTGLQPDGAETPRVDRRVRLVTAASQLFSERAYDEVTTTEIARRAGVAYGLIAHHFTNKRGLYLATIRAAGEALRTLQETPPEGETPAERLRDAINRHITYMDRHAAGFLTLIRGGNGSDPEVRAIIEDLRWQGALRVLDALGAEHPVHPVLRASMRGWVGYLDELIVDHIQHHDVPQEHLVRLATSALTATLRTACSTTPDAGIAAATVDRLEDASAGTPGPRTKRQARKGTP, encoded by the coding sequence ATGACCGGTCTGCAGCCCGACGGCGCCGAGACGCCCCGCGTCGACCGGCGCGTCCGGCTCGTCACGGCCGCCTCGCAGCTGTTCTCCGAACGCGCCTACGACGAGGTGACCACCACCGAGATCGCGCGCCGAGCGGGCGTCGCGTACGGGCTCATCGCGCACCACTTCACCAACAAGCGCGGGCTCTACCTGGCCACCATCCGTGCGGCCGGCGAAGCGCTGCGAACCCTTCAGGAGACCCCGCCCGAAGGCGAGACGCCGGCCGAGCGGCTGCGCGACGCCATCAACCGGCACATCACCTACATGGACCGCCACGCCGCGGGATTCCTCACCCTCATCCGCGGCGGAAACGGTTCGGACCCCGAGGTCCGCGCCATCATCGAGGACCTGCGCTGGCAGGGCGCTCTCCGCGTCCTCGACGCCCTCGGCGCCGAACACCCCGTCCATCCCGTACTCCGCGCCTCCATGCGCGGCTGGGTCGGCTACCTCGACGAACTCATCGTCGACCACATCCAGCACCACGACGTCCCGCAAGAGCATCTCGTCCGGCTGGCGACCAGCGCCCTGACCGCGACCTTGCGCACGGCCTGCTCCACCACCCCCGACGCCGGGATCGCCGCGGCCACGGTCGATCGTCTGGAAGACGCCTCGGCCGGCACGCCGGGGCCGCGGACGAAGAGACAGGCCAGGAAGGGAACGCCATGA
- a CDS encoding VWA domain-containing protein, whose amino-acid sequence MMRRPSLAFAGLIACAMLVAGTGCSSDEPDTTLRVLASSELADMRPLLDELRRDTGIAIELDYRGTVEVSTSLSRGDDDHDLAWLSDDRYLQLRLRAAGGRRLRPLSAAIMTSPVVVGVRPRTAERLRRNAPDPELSWADIADGAAEGLLRFGMADPRQANSGLVALVGVATAAAGTGGALRPEDVTCDRLRGLFSGQTITATSSAGLIDAFVADQGRADALIGYESTLLSLNASGSLREPLEIIYPEDGIVLSRYPLLLLDPSRRAAYDKVVAWLTRADTQRKIMQRTLRRPLDPSVRRDPRLRTEIGNALYFPDRPEVIDRLLANYDPSARTPGQVIFALDYSGSMRGVRIKALRSTFEGLIGGDGSSIGKFVRFYKGEKFILMRFGEKVRAERGFTIADPHDAGAIRDFLSTEEFEQNTAVWSALDHAYRRAAELKRAAPGRPVTIVLMTDGLNNAGIELNEFLSRYQALPPQARAVHAYTVRLGEADPVELDRAAKATGGRMVDANASSLNLAFKQTRGCF is encoded by the coding sequence ATGATGAGGCGGCCTTCGCTAGCGTTCGCCGGACTGATCGCCTGCGCGATGCTGGTCGCGGGCACCGGCTGCTCCTCGGACGAGCCGGACACGACGCTGCGGGTGCTGGCGAGCTCCGAACTCGCCGACATGCGCCCGCTGCTCGACGAACTCCGGCGGGACACCGGTATCGCGATCGAGCTCGACTACCGGGGCACGGTGGAGGTCTCGACCTCGCTCTCCCGGGGGGACGACGACCACGACTTGGCCTGGCTGTCCGACGACCGCTATCTGCAGCTCAGGTTGCGGGCGGCGGGCGGGCGGCGGCTGCGGCCGCTGTCAGCCGCGATCATGACGTCCCCGGTGGTCGTGGGCGTGCGGCCGCGGACGGCCGAGCGGCTCCGCCGCAACGCCCCCGACCCGGAGCTGTCCTGGGCGGACATCGCCGACGGCGCCGCCGAAGGGCTGCTGCGCTTCGGCATGGCCGATCCCCGGCAGGCCAACAGCGGGCTGGTCGCCCTGGTCGGGGTGGCCACCGCGGCCGCCGGTACCGGCGGCGCGCTGCGGCCGGAGGATGTCACCTGCGACCGGTTGCGCGGGCTGTTCTCCGGCCAGACGATCACAGCGACGTCCTCGGCCGGGCTCATCGACGCGTTCGTCGCGGACCAGGGCAGGGCCGACGCGCTGATCGGGTACGAGTCGACGCTGCTGTCCCTGAACGCGAGCGGGAGCCTCCGGGAGCCGCTGGAGATCATCTATCCCGAGGACGGCATCGTGCTGTCCCGATACCCGCTGCTGCTGCTCGACCCATCGCGCCGCGCCGCCTATGACAAGGTCGTGGCGTGGCTCACCCGCGCCGACACGCAGCGGAAGATCATGCAGCGCACCCTGCGCCGCCCGCTCGATCCCAGCGTGAGACGGGATCCGCGGCTGCGCACCGAGATCGGCAACGCGCTGTACTTTCCGGACCGGCCCGAGGTCATCGACCGGTTGCTGGCCAACTACGATCCGAGCGCCCGGACGCCCGGCCAGGTGATCTTCGCGCTCGACTACTCCGGCTCCATGAGGGGCGTGCGGATCAAGGCGTTGCGATCCACGTTCGAGGGCCTCATCGGCGGCGACGGCTCGTCCATCGGCAAGTTCGTACGGTTCTACAAGGGCGAGAAGTTCATCCTGATGCGCTTCGGGGAGAAGGTCCGGGCAGAGCGCGGCTTCACCATCGCCGACCCGCATGACGCCGGCGCCATCCGCGACTTCCTCAGCACCGAGGAGTTCGAGCAGAACACCGCCGTGTGGTCGGCGCTCGATCACGCTTACCGGCGCGCCGCCGAGCTGAAGCGCGCCGCTCCGGGGCGGCCGGTGACCATTGTGCTGATGACCGATGGCCTGAACAACGCCGGCATCGAACTGAACGAATTCCTCAGCCGATACCAGGCCCTGCCACCGCAGGCCAGGGCCGTGCATGCGTACACCGTTCGGCTCGGCGAGGCGGACCCGGTCGAGTTGGACCGCGCGGCCAAGGCGACCGGCGGACGCATGGTGGACGCCAACGCGTCCTCCCTGAACCTGGCCTTCAAGCAGACCCGCGGCTGCTTTTGA
- a CDS encoding TIGR01777 family oxidoreductase, which translates to MRIVMPGGTGQVGAVLYRALSAAGHDVVVLTRRPVREHEIGWDGENPGPWTRAIDGSDVVINLAGRSVSCRYTPATLQDMMDSRVRSTRAVGAAIAGAAKPPRVWLQMSTATIYAHRHDAPNDEASGVIGGTEPGVPGYWAYSVKIAEEWERAQRQAETPSTRKVALRSAMVMSPDRGGVFDYLLWLARLGLGGPVAGGAQYVSWIHDQDFVRAVEFLIADDEIDGPVNLAAPAPVPQRSLMRTLRTAWGVPIGLPATKWMAELGALALRTDTELLLKSRRVIPGRLLETGFAFHHPRWQEAAEDLVHRVRTSR; encoded by the coding sequence ATGAGAATCGTGATGCCCGGAGGGACCGGCCAGGTAGGCGCGGTCCTGTACCGTGCGCTGTCCGCCGCAGGCCATGACGTCGTGGTCCTGACCAGGCGCCCCGTACGCGAGCACGAGATCGGCTGGGACGGCGAGAACCCGGGCCCCTGGACCAGGGCGATCGACGGCAGCGATGTGGTGATCAACCTGGCCGGGCGCAGCGTGAGCTGCCGGTACACGCCGGCCACCCTCCAGGACATGATGGATTCGCGGGTGCGTTCCACCCGGGCGGTCGGTGCGGCGATCGCCGGCGCCGCGAAGCCTCCCCGGGTCTGGCTCCAGATGAGCACCGCCACGATCTACGCCCACCGCCACGACGCGCCCAACGACGAGGCGTCCGGCGTGATCGGCGGCACGGAGCCCGGGGTTCCCGGCTACTGGGCCTACAGCGTGAAGATCGCCGAGGAATGGGAGCGGGCGCAGCGGCAGGCCGAGACTCCGTCCACCCGCAAGGTCGCCCTGCGCTCCGCCATGGTGATGAGCCCCGACCGCGGCGGGGTCTTCGACTACCTGCTCTGGCTGGCCCGGCTCGGCCTCGGCGGCCCGGTCGCGGGCGGTGCGCAGTACGTGTCCTGGATCCATGACCAGGACTTCGTCCGCGCGGTGGAATTCCTGATCGCTGACGACGAAATCGACGGGCCGGTGAATCTCGCCGCCCCCGCACCCGTGCCGCAGCGCTCATTGATGCGGACACTGCGCACCGCGTGGGGCGTCCCGATAGGCCTGCCCGCGACGAAATGGATGGCCGAACTCGGTGCCCTCGCCCTGCGCACGGACACCGAACTACTACTGAAAAGCCGCCGCGTGATCCCCGGCCGCCTCCTCGAAACAGGCTTCGCCTTCCACCACCCCCGCTGGCAGGAGGCCGCCGAAGACCTCGTCCACCGCGTCCGCACCTCCCGTTGA
- a CDS encoding WD40 repeat domain-containing serine/threonine protein kinase gives MRPLEASDPRQIGHYRMLAQLGRGGMGRVLLGSGPDGRLAAVKLVDEQFVHDDGFRGRFRREVRASRRVAGAYTAAVIDADPEAAEPWLASVYVPGPSLHEVVAAAGPLAAGPALRLAAGLAAALTEVHRAGLVHRDLKPSNVLLTEDGLRVIDFGIARAAEGEDGTQLTHTGALVGTPGFMSPEQALGRDLTTASDVFSLGSTLVYACTGRGPFHAGSTPQTLQNVIHADPVLGELPDRIREIVPACLAKDPAARPEPAALLRWIGEVPPSARPWPDPVHDTIARQNAEVARLLQAPQAPPPHVPPAPVPTPTAVAPAPDRRRFLLMAGGGALGLAALGGAAAWALRGDDEPASGGKTASGGGGGKDAKPLAVLEGHAGSVHHVEFDRAGGLLATAGEDGTVRLWDAKARRPSGQPLKIASKSALKARFDRAGRLLLTASMDGGVKVWDVRTRRQVGATLGIPMFDFSDDPAPVSDVAFSPAGDRLAAIGSHLKVWDTESRKEVSGLNFDKANIMSFIAFSGDGRLLAFTERDLVRVLDVSSREVVGQPLRGHTVQITKADMSPDGRTLATGGADLTVRLWDVQRRAPLGEIVPASDHAPQGMAFSGDGRMLATVGNDTTARLWDVAGRKEVGKPIGLPSKASAVAFSPDGKVLAVGGDEKVWLYDIAGRTRA, from the coding sequence GTGAGACCCCTGGAGGCGTCCGATCCCCGCCAGATCGGGCATTACCGGATGCTCGCCCAGCTCGGCCGCGGAGGCATGGGACGGGTGCTGCTGGGCAGCGGGCCGGACGGGCGGCTGGCCGCGGTCAAGCTGGTCGACGAGCAGTTCGTGCACGACGACGGGTTCCGCGGCCGGTTCCGCCGCGAGGTCCGCGCCTCCCGTCGGGTCGCCGGAGCCTACACCGCGGCGGTGATCGACGCCGACCCCGAGGCGGCCGAACCCTGGCTGGCCTCGGTGTACGTTCCGGGCCCCTCGCTGCACGAGGTCGTCGCCGCGGCCGGTCCGCTGGCGGCCGGGCCGGCGCTCCGGCTGGCCGCCGGCCTCGCCGCCGCGCTGACCGAGGTGCACCGCGCCGGGCTGGTGCACCGCGATCTGAAGCCGTCCAACGTGCTGCTCACCGAGGACGGCCTGCGAGTGATCGACTTCGGTATCGCTCGGGCCGCCGAGGGGGAGGACGGCACCCAGCTCACGCATACCGGCGCCCTGGTCGGCACGCCCGGCTTCATGTCCCCGGAGCAGGCCCTGGGGCGGGACCTGACCACCGCCAGCGACGTCTTCTCGCTGGGCTCGACGCTGGTGTACGCCTGCACCGGCCGCGGCCCGTTCCACGCGGGGAGCACCCCGCAGACCCTGCAGAACGTGATCCACGCCGATCCCGTGCTGGGCGAACTGCCGGACCGGATCCGCGAGATCGTCCCGGCATGCCTGGCCAAGGACCCGGCCGCACGGCCGGAGCCCGCCGCGCTGCTGCGGTGGATCGGCGAGGTGCCGCCGTCCGCCCGGCCCTGGCCGGACCCGGTGCACGACACGATCGCGCGGCAGAACGCCGAGGTCGCCCGGCTGCTCCAGGCCCCGCAGGCTCCGCCGCCGCACGTCCCGCCCGCGCCGGTGCCAACGCCCACGGCCGTCGCGCCGGCGCCGGACAGGAGGCGGTTCCTGCTGATGGCGGGCGGTGGCGCCCTCGGCCTCGCCGCGCTCGGCGGCGCCGCCGCCTGGGCACTGCGCGGTGACGACGAGCCGGCGTCCGGCGGGAAGACCGCGTCCGGCGGGGGCGGCGGTAAGGACGCGAAGCCGCTGGCCGTCCTGGAAGGCCATGCCGGTTCCGTTCACCACGTGGAGTTCGACCGCGCGGGTGGTCTCCTGGCGACCGCCGGGGAGGACGGCACCGTACGGCTGTGGGACGCCAAGGCCCGGCGGCCGTCCGGTCAGCCGCTCAAGATCGCTTCCAAGTCGGCCCTCAAGGCCAGGTTCGACAGGGCGGGGCGGCTGCTGCTCACCGCCAGCATGGACGGCGGCGTCAAGGTGTGGGACGTGCGCACCCGCCGGCAGGTCGGCGCGACCCTCGGCATCCCCATGTTCGACTTCAGCGATGATCCGGCCCCGGTGAGCGACGTGGCCTTCAGCCCGGCCGGGGACCGGCTGGCGGCCATCGGCTCGCATCTGAAGGTGTGGGACACCGAGTCCCGCAAGGAGGTGAGCGGCCTCAACTTCGACAAGGCGAACATCATGTCGTTCATCGCGTTCAGCGGGGACGGGCGGCTGCTGGCCTTCACCGAGCGGGACCTGGTGCGGGTGCTGGACGTGAGTTCCCGCGAGGTGGTCGGGCAGCCCCTGCGCGGGCACACCGTCCAGATCACGAAGGCGGACATGAGCCCGGACGGCCGGACGCTGGCGACCGGGGGAGCCGACCTGACCGTGCGGCTGTGGGACGTCCAGCGCAGGGCTCCGCTCGGTGAGATCGTGCCCGCGAGCGACCACGCCCCGCAGGGCATGGCGTTCAGCGGGGACGGCCGGATGCTGGCCACCGTCGGCAACGACACCACCGCGCGGCTGTGGGACGTGGCCGGGCGCAAGGAGGTCGGGAAGCCGATCGGGCTCCCGAGCAAGGCCTCCGCCGTGGCGTTCAGCCCGGATGGGAAGGTCCTCGCGGTCGGCGGCGACGAGAAGGTGTGGCTCTACGACATCGCCGGCCGCACCCGCGCCTGA